One Vallitalea pronyensis genomic region harbors:
- a CDS encoding type 2 periplasmic-binding domain-containing protein: MKKKQWVTVLLILAVSMMTILSGCSSNKDNDKKKTAKEVNTQVDDSGKVNGLMYKEGLPIVDPGDYSFSIFTDGDKTTDDFYLMPVLKEQTGIDVDVQLFSYEVAKERYSLALNSGDYADCIGGWVLSSTDILKFGVDMGTFIPLEDYFEAFAPNISAVLELEGVREKMTAPDGHIYSIPYVLAAPEVDFNPYINTRWLENLGLEVPQTTEDLKKVLTAFKEKDANGNGDTDDEIPFSFSPDNKNIGYMAGYFGMSLNEYGFTMVGDELVFGANQEPYKDIIMYMSDLYKNGLLDQEMFTQDAAQWKAKGGQDLYGVCMMYGSGDIMPYEAGETPDWIPLPVLSSEKCDEPVWFRDTYGTTVLKNQVVVTDNAKNPEAIVRWWDNLFELENSIQTNGGPLGIALHKKDNGYEINQTNMTQEEKDTYSWINLFPQSLPRYIPTDFKFLENPPSYPEKDKVDEAYAPYLLEKIIPPYWATLEESSSLSELQTSITDYITEKTAEWIAGQADVEAEWDSYLKQLNKLKLDDYIQIRQNAIKASKN; encoded by the coding sequence ATGAAGAAAAAACAATGGGTTACTGTGTTACTCATCCTAGCCGTGAGTATGATGACAATTTTATCAGGATGCAGCAGTAACAAAGACAATGATAAGAAAAAAACGGCAAAAGAAGTCAATACACAGGTGGATGATTCTGGAAAAGTAAATGGTCTCATGTATAAAGAAGGATTACCCATTGTTGACCCGGGTGATTATTCCTTTTCCATCTTTACAGATGGGGATAAAACAACAGATGATTTCTATCTGATGCCTGTTTTAAAGGAACAAACAGGTATCGACGTGGATGTTCAGCTATTTTCTTATGAGGTTGCCAAAGAAAGATACAGCCTTGCTTTGAATTCAGGTGATTATGCCGATTGTATTGGAGGCTGGGTATTGTCTTCCACAGACATTCTTAAGTTTGGTGTGGATATGGGTACATTTATTCCCCTAGAAGATTATTTTGAAGCCTTCGCTCCTAATATTTCAGCTGTTCTTGAATTAGAGGGTGTGCGTGAAAAAATGACTGCTCCAGACGGACACATTTATTCCATACCTTATGTCCTAGCAGCCCCAGAGGTGGATTTTAATCCTTACATCAATACACGCTGGTTAGAGAACCTTGGTCTTGAAGTGCCTCAGACCACAGAAGACCTAAAGAAGGTGCTAACAGCCTTTAAAGAAAAAGACGCTAATGGCAATGGGGACACCGATGATGAAATTCCATTTTCATTCAGCCCAGATAACAAAAACATCGGTTACATGGCAGGATATTTCGGTATGTCCTTGAATGAATACGGTTTTACAATGGTGGGTGATGAATTAGTATTTGGTGCCAATCAAGAACCTTATAAAGACATTATCATGTACATGAGCGATCTCTATAAAAACGGTTTATTGGATCAAGAAATGTTTACACAAGATGCTGCCCAGTGGAAAGCTAAAGGTGGTCAAGATCTCTATGGCGTATGCATGATGTATGGCAGTGGCGATATCATGCCTTATGAAGCAGGAGAAACACCAGATTGGATACCCCTTCCTGTGTTAAGCAGTGAAAAATGCGATGAACCTGTTTGGTTCAGAGATACCTATGGTACAACCGTTCTTAAAAATCAAGTGGTTGTAACAGATAATGCCAAGAACCCTGAAGCCATTGTCAGATGGTGGGATAACTTGTTTGAATTAGAAAATTCCATACAGACCAATGGAGGTCCTCTCGGTATTGCTTTACATAAAAAAGATAACGGTTATGAAATCAATCAGACCAACATGACGCAAGAAGAAAAAGATACCTACAGCTGGATTAATCTGTTTCCACAATCCTTACCAAGGTACATACCAACGGATTTCAAGTTTTTAGAAAATCCTCCTTCTTATCCAGAAAAGGATAAGGTTGATGAAGCCTATGCGCCTTATTTACTTGAGAAGATTATTCCACCTTATTGGGCAACCTTAGAAGAAAGCTCAAGTTTATCGGAGCTTCAGACATCCATCACCGACTATATTACAGAAAAGACTGCGGAATGGATTGCTGGTCAGGCAGATGTGGAAGCTGAGTGGGACAGTTACTTAAAACAACTTAATAAATTGAAGTTAGATGACTATATCCAGATACGCCAAAACGCGATTAAAGCGTCAAAGAATTAA
- a CDS encoding carbohydrate ABC transporter permease: MKKTVHARQDKIYDITIFIILSIIFLIVAYPLYFIVISSVSNPEAVASGQVFLYPIGLTLKGYGEVFKNNEVMTGFLNSLFYTFCGVLLNLTVTLPTAFALSRDKFNGKKLVTIFYMITMFVSGGMIPTYLVVKNLHLLDSMFALILPGALGVYNMIVARTFFKMNISEELYDAAAIDGCGDGKFFFRIALPLSKAIIAIMVLYYGVGHWNSYFSALLYIKSEAKFPLQLVLRSILVQNESHLKQAMTTAAQIKAMEEKRQLMELMKYSLIIISSIPVLVMYPFVQKHFVKGVMIGSIKG; this comes from the coding sequence ATGAAAAAAACAGTACATGCAAGACAAGATAAGATATATGACATTACCATTTTTATCATTTTAAGCATTATATTTTTAATTGTGGCTTATCCACTGTATTTTATTGTGATATCTTCTGTCAGTAACCCAGAGGCTGTAGCCAGTGGTCAAGTTTTCCTCTATCCTATTGGTTTAACGTTAAAAGGATATGGAGAAGTGTTCAAAAATAATGAAGTGATGACAGGTTTTTTGAACTCATTATTTTATACTTTTTGTGGCGTTTTACTCAACTTAACCGTAACATTACCTACAGCTTTTGCTCTATCTAGAGATAAGTTTAATGGAAAGAAACTGGTGACAATCTTCTATATGATTACCATGTTTGTCAGTGGAGGTATGATACCCACGTATCTCGTTGTTAAGAATCTCCATCTACTAGACTCCATGTTTGCACTGATCTTGCCAGGTGCATTGGGTGTTTACAATATGATCGTAGCCCGAACATTTTTTAAGATGAATATATCCGAAGAGTTATATGATGCAGCAGCTATTGATGGCTGCGGTGACGGGAAGTTTTTCTTTCGTATTGCATTGCCCCTTTCAAAAGCCATTATTGCCATCATGGTATTGTATTATGGTGTTGGGCATTGGAATTCATATTTTTCAGCCTTACTCTACATAAAATCAGAAGCCAAGTTTCCATTACAGTTAGTGTTACGTTCCATACTGGTCCAGAATGAAAGCCATTTAAAACAAGCCATGACAACAGCAGCTCAGATCAAAGCAATGGAAGAGAAACGCCAGTTAATGGAACTCATGAAATATTCGCTGATTATAATTTCCAGTATCCCTGTATTAGTCATGTATCCTTTTGTGCAAAAGCATTTTGTTAAAGGTGTGATGATTGGTTCTATTAAGGGATAA